TTTGCAAAGGGAAGAAAATTTGCTTAACAGAGTTGGAATAGGAACATCAGAGAAAAAAGCAATTAGCATACTGATAActttaaaagagagaaaaagaaaatgacaGTTCGGTATAACTCGAGGTGGATTTTTAAAATGGTAGAGCacagctacatattgatatagATTTCTTCAAATATAGCCTGAACATGTTCACATTCATCTGTTCTAAGTAGGAAAGTGATTTGACATCTACGGGAAAAAAGGTAGCAGAAATATTCCATCATGATGACCTAGAATCTACCTCTAGATAATTCTGATGTTGGATTCTTCAAATTTagctagattagataatgttggTCCAAATCTTCAGCATTTATTTTCTGGATCATGTCCATTTGCTTCAATTCTCAGTTTGTAACCAACTCTAAAAGTGGAAGATCAAGAAAATTGTAGAAAGAGATTTGGATGCTCTAATAAAAGTTTTGGTATTTCTACCAAAAATACTGCATCATGATTGATTCTCTCAAAGCAATCACATGTGACAGTTATTTTTTCAGTCTTTTCCTTGAGTTGGCCTAGTTTTGTAGACTTTAAATATTCCTTCCTGAAATAGGCGCTGGCTTGATCATTTCCTCTTGCATTAAGCATCCCATTGGACTGTTTTttgaattttagcatgattttttAAATGAATTATTTGGAAAAATTATTTCCTACTCATGGCCTTTTAAATCTCGGTCAGATTTAGTTCTTCAACGAAGAATTTGTAAATGTATTTTCTATTGCACAAATTGACAGAATGAAATATTAAAAGTTTCAGGTTTTCTCAAAGAGGAAAAAATcccaatatttgtaattcatctGAAGTTCAGTTTTTAATGGAAAATAGGAGCCACGTTCAAGGTAGATTAAGTATTACTATAACTGAAAGGGATGGAAACACACTCAATTGATGAAAGTGATTTGCTGGGTGATCCCAAATAGAAAACAATGAGCTGAGGATGGTGCGGCTAggtttaaaaatcaaaatagtaCCTAACTGAGAAATTAAGTGTTCCATCTTTTTGGCCTATATGAAATGACATTTAAAGTAAttgagtgttttttttttttttgaatatattagtAGAAAAGGGGGAAAGAACAGGGTTAACCATCTAAAGAAACATGTCTTAGATTCTGCATATCAGTCATCCTTCAGATTTTGTTGAATGTCATGCACAcatgcgcatatatatatatatatatatatatatatatatatatatatatatatatatatatatatatatatatatatatatatatattattataataataataataataataataataataataatgatcaacATTTTCTTtgcttaaaaattataaaaaaattttaatggtcCATGGTCCAATTTCTTTGAAAAATGATGCATAGGATTATAGGATGCTTCACTATGGAATCAGGAATTTGATTTACAGAAGaatttagaaaatttttaaatgtGTTATTGCCACTCGGATGTCTATACATCTCTGAAACTAATACCTCATTTAGGTGAAAGAATGTGTGATCTATATGCCCTCTATTAAACACATTCGTTTTCCTTTTAGTTTCTATCGTTTCTTCTTTTGTTGAATTTGCATTCGCTTGATCAACATTCTCAACATATGGACATTATTGGATGCAATGCATGACTTTATTGTAGCATGTGTGTTATTTTTTGTTCTAAAATTCATtggaatattataatttcatggtcATAATGGCTAGTTAAATATGTTGTGCAGAACCTAAGAGCTGCTATAGCCTCAACCTTTTATGGAGACCTCGGTATTGAAGAAACTGATATATTTGTCTCAGATGGTGCAAAGTGTGACATCTCCCGTCTTCAGGTTGCATTATTTTAATTCAGGACTTTATATTATTTGTTTTCCTTTCTCCTGCATCAGGATCCTCTGTTGTACTGTTCACTATTATAAATATTGATTGTTGGTGTTGAATCATGACCACATAATGTTTAACAACATGATTAATATTAAGTATACTAGCCTTTGTTCTTTTAGAAAATCACTAACCCTCATGAAATTAGTATGAGTTACCTGCTTGCTTCACATGCAGCTGCTTTTTGGATCCAATGTGAAGATGGCAGTGCAAGATCCTTCATATCCTGTAAGTTACATtgtacattttttttcttttgcctcttcccttttctctcttttttttggaaagtttaacaagtaatatttgaactTTTGCTTCTGCTGTATGGTTTTTAGTATTGTCATTTGGAGTTTCATACTTGATTTATTCATGTGTTTAAAATTTGTCAATGAAGCCATAAGCTGACTTCCTTGTGGATGAACCTCGTACATATAGAAGTAATCAAATTTATCTTGTCCTAAGATGCTTTTGATTTCATCGCTGACCACTTcagttaataaaataatattttgttcACAGGCATATGTTGATTCAAGTGTTATTGTGGGGCAAACTGGCTTATTCCAGAAGGATATTGAGAAGTATGGAAACATTGAGTACATGCGGTGCACACCTGAGAATGGTTTTTTCCCTGATTTATCAACTGTTTCAAAAACAGATATCATTTtcttttgttcaccaaacaatccAACTGGTTCTGCGTCATCCAGAGACCAGCTAATGCAGCTAGTGCAGTTTGCAAAGGACAATGGGTCTATCATAGTCTATGATTCTGCTTATGCCATGTATATTTCAGATGACAGCCCGCAATCTATCTTTGAAATTCCTGGtgcaaaagaggtgaactcaataCTGCTAGCACTCTTAGTCATACTATGCTGAATTGATAATTTTACTAGGTTCCATTTTCATGCCTTTAACAAGTTACTGCTTTTGTGTTTTATATTGTCTACCTATGGTGGGTCATATATCCCATCATATCAATTTGTGGTTtaattctaattcattcaaccCTATGTGCCTGTTGCTTTGAGATATAACTTAGCAGATAGAAATAAGGGACTGGATGTCCCCATAAGAAAATTGTGCCCATAGAATTCAAGTTAGAGGTAACTACTTCATTAATGATAACCAATAAACCATGTTTCTATCCATGGCTTATTTGTTGTAGCCATATAAGGTCAACTCACTCAGAAATGGGTATGCGTGCTAAACAGTGGTCCTAGGTTTGTCAAACAAATGGAGCAGCTGAAGTCCTGCTGGGGCTTAACTCAAGAAAAGCTCGAATCAGGTGTTTAGAGCAAAATGAAATACCCCAAGGTTGAATTGGTGAAACAGGTTGGAAATTAGTTTCAAGCCGAGCCAAAAATTGACCTGCCTTGATCAAGCACGGCTAAATAAAGCTTGATATGTTTGTATCGTATAAACCATAGATTATATACAATAGACCATTGGATTAAAGCTTTGATtggctcttttcttttcttttcttgtttttggTTCTTTAGGTCAATTAAGTATGAGTTCAACCCTGAACTAAGCTTTGAATCAAGTTTGAATCGAGAATCAGGCTTTAATTCAAGTTCAAAGCAAGCTTGATTCAAGCTCGAATTGATTTCTGCTCAAATCAGGATTATCAAGCTGATCAAGTAGGCTCACGTTTGGCTTGATTCAAAATTAAGTGCGAATTGAGCTCATGATAGTTGTAAACAAATCAAGCTTGATCTTAGAGTTAAagcttgaaattagtttcaaccaTCAGAACCAAGCTCAATCAATCTCACGCAACTGCACCCCTAAGTGGTCCCCCTTCACATCTGCATTCCCTCTCCTATAAGGAAAGCATGTAACACATTTAATCTTTCTTATAACTGAGACTTGGTTAATAGACTAACATGTTCACATAAATGTAGGAAGGACTAGGGTACGAATTGTTTTTTTGGATACACCTTGCCCAATGACCATATGTGTGTGTTGGTAGCTGACACCAATGGCAATGTCAGCCATGTCATGGCTGGAAAGCCAATGTCTTCTCAGATGTTTTCAACATGGAGTCTTTTACAAGTGCAAAGAGTAGACACTCAAGTTATATCAATAATGATTATTTTAGTGAGCTGACATTAGTTTGGTGACAGTTGGAGGATTAGCAATTTTGCAACATTGGCAGATTGAAATGTTGAGCCAATTTTAATTAGTAACTCCTACGTTTAGAAGGCTTTTATGTTGCATTTTGCTGATTGGCAATGTTGTTACTTAGTTCAGCAAGTTCCTTGTTACAGGTCTAGTTAGTTTGGTTGAGGACAACTGGATATAGATTGGTAGTTCAGTGTTGTTAATCATGATAATTCTtccataattaattttatgtttCTTCGGATTTGTATTTGTGTTGAGTGTCTTACTATGTACTTTATCAATGAGTTTCCTGATGTGATCCAACAAAAAAGCGGAACATCAAGAAGAAATTATGTTACTTGCAATTGCAGATTGCTGTATAACGTTGTACTCCTAACTATTCCTTTTTAAGTTCTTGTAAACCTATTAATCATATTAAGATGGGTTTAAGGGTGTCCATCTCCACCTCAATGTGAACCAAGTATAAAGCTAGGTAAGGAACTGATGTCATAATTATATGACCTCTTTCCATTATTTTATCAAGTGACATAAACTGCAATGGCATGCGGACTCTTTTGCAGGTTGCGATTGAAACATCATCTTTTTCTAAATATGCTGGGTTTACTGGTGTCCGTCTTGGTTGGACTGTCATCCCCAAGGAGTTACTTTTCTCTGATGGATTTCCTGTTGCCAAGGATTTCAATCGCATAGTATGTACCTGCTTTAATGGTTCATCTAATATTGCTCAAGCTGGGGGTCTAGCTTGTCTTTCTTCCGAAGGTTTAAAGGTGAGTTTGAAGACATCATGAAATTTATCATTCATTAACATCACATGTTGCTCAGATTTCGTTTACGTGCAGGCCATGAAGGATGTGATCGGATTCTATAAAGAAAATACTGAAATAATCGTCGATACATTTACGTCACTTGGTTTCAATGTATATGGTGGGAAGAATGCTCCCTATGTTTGGGTGCACTTTCCAGGTCGAAGCTCATGGGACGTCTTTGCCGAGATTCTTGAGAAGACACATCTGGTTACAACCCCCGGCAGCGGGTTTGGGCCCGGGGGTGAGGGCTTCATCAGGGTCAGTGCCTTTGGTCATAGAGGAAATGTTCTTGAAGCTTGCAAAAGATTGAAACAGCTTTACAAGTGAGTAAGAATGGCCATTTAAGGCACCATGCAGTTATTGCTATTTTACAGAAGTTCACAATTTCCCGGTCTCTTCATTGACAATTTTGTCTTCTGTTctatgatatttaaatttttgggCCATGGATTAGGAGACGAATGCGATACTCTAGTATAGAATGAGCCATTCTCCAGAATGTAGTATGCTTTGGgggttttttaatttatttaggaGGAAAACTTTGCATTGTTGGAGTTGACCAAAACCCATGTATGAGTTCAGGACTTGAATATCAGCAAATAACTCTATTCTTGTTGTTGATGAACTTGTTTCATTACTTCGCCGGTTTGACATTCCTGATGTCCATCAGATCTTGTGCACTGTTTGTTACAAATGCTGCTTAGATCCTCGATAGGGTTCTTCATTTCCAATGTGGCTTCTTACTCCTAAAAAAGAAAGGTTCCTCGCACAGTCTGGTTGATCAACTGTTCGAGCATTGCGATTTGGTTTTGGATACCCTATCCTTTTCTTCCTAAGTATGGAAAAGGTGATTGTTTCAATGAATTGGAAATGTCATTGAATAAATGTTTTGTCATTTTATGTTGGTTCTTAAATCAATGGAATGTATACTGCCAGTTTAGAAAGGATTGATGAAAAGTATTGTATCAGTGGTGAATGAGTGGAATTCTTAATCATGTAATCTGTGTCAGACGTTTAGCTGGAATTGTTGCTGTTCTCACGTCCAAGACCTGCAATTCTCTCCAGTGATGACTCGAGTGGCTAAAAGGCTGATGCCGTAATATCGGAGGAAGAGCTTGGTGTGTAACCATATTTAGcctgcacccttcatttttttttttttttggtagaatgcaCCCTTCATTTGTTGGTAACTCACTGATTGCTCTGTAATTTACCCTGGTGAATTTGACTGTCAATCATAAAAAGGATaggaaaaagaaaattaaaagagaaaaatgaaaaggtACTAGTGGGTCATTTGTTCTGTTTGTGGATGTTGGAATGCAACGCAGAATCAACATAGGAACTGGAAAGACTATCAGCTCTTATTAGGatatttttagatattatttATTAGAAATAAGGGGGAATGGGCATGCACTTCCTCTTTTGAGATAAATTCGAAATAAAAGTATATCCAGGATTTATCTTAATAAATTGTAGGTCTTTGCATTCTACTGCATCCTCATCGTATCGAGCATGTCATGCTAAACGGTGCAAATACTGAATTACCATGCAAGTAAATTGACTTCTGGTAACGCATCACATTTCTTGCATCTTTCTGTAATTTGGATAGAATTTTGTCTAGGGAATATTAAAAATCGAAAAAGATTAATTTGTCAATGATTAAAgcaataaaaaaaggaaaaagagtgaAACCGTATGAGAATGGTTAGGCTTTCTTTTCTTGTTTCAATCATTGACAAAGATCTccttcaattatgcttttctttgtACCTAGATCTGGATGCCATTTCAAGTTAATTAAAGGTCAGTTGATATTTTTTGAAAGTTCATTTTTTTCAATGAAATTTAGTAACAAAAGAACGATTTTCAATGTCTTTCTCCTATGAACTGGATTCTCTAACAAACCCCACTTAATCTTTACTTTATTTTGCAAATGATATAAATTCAAGGGGATATATTGGTCTCTCTTCTTACCTAAGTTGTTTATGTATGTTTTTGGGCTAAAGTTAGTGCAGAATGCGCCTGCTTGGGCGATTTTCTTTCTACAATTTGGAACAAATATTTAATTTGATATGATAAAGAATGATGTTCGCGACAAAATTCTGcatgaaaattaaacttgatttttcaaatttaaatgttgaATTCTAAATTATTATGAAAAGAACTAAAATATTGATTGTGCCTCATAAATGTCATTTTTTATTTAGTTGTTTTATTCATTTTAGgtataatatttaattaacattCTTCTAGATTTAGGAACTAATACCTAATATAGCATGGTAAAGGATGATTTTCTCAGCAAAAGTTTGCATGAAAacaattgatttaaaattttgaaaatttaaacaTGTACTTTTAATTTGTTATAAATAGACTTTGCCTCTCCCCATTTAATTCAATTTacttatttttttagtataatatTTAGTCGATTTTCTTACTACAGGGtagaaattaatatttaatttaatatggcAAACAATGGTGTCCTTAGCAAAAGTTTGCCGGAGAATGGTtcacttaaaatttttgaattttaaatattaaattttagtttactataaaaaattaaatagagaTCATCTCATccctttaatttttatttagttgATTTATGTCTTTGTTTTTCATATAGTGGTCAATTGATTTTTACAATGAGGTGACTATCATCATCTTATGGTTTGATGTTCATTTGTAAAGCAATGTTTGGAACACACTAAATCAATGTTTGGCTTGAGAATTAGGCCTTCCCCATTCAAGTTAGAGAATATAGAACTTGTTTGGTTCACAGAAAGTGAAAGAAGAAAGAGACAACTCCTGAGAAATGGAGAGGAGGCTTCTTATTTGATGGAAGttttaagaagagaaaaaataaaaaaatctcttcCCAGGCACTTCTCATATTTCATGCAAAGTGAAAATCTATAAGAGAAATGAGTTTTAGAACTTTCTATAGGATGAAAATTGATGGtgcttttttcttttcaaaaatatccttttaagatccatagctaagattttacaaaatatcaataaatggttaggatgaaatactgaatagtgataatataatattatattaatattatcataatatttatataaatataatataatatttatatttatactagtattctaatatttattattttttaatatttatactaatataatatttttattaatattaatatatagtatttatattaatataatattatatttatatctattttaataaatttattatcttaaaatattaatatatattagtattatattaatataataaattgttatgatctaatattatattataatatattaatattatatctatattaatataaatataatattattatttgtataaaatttagaaataaaaatatataaatctattaagggtataataggtattcTATATAGTTTTTTCAGAAATATGGGTGTTCAACCGTATATAAGCCATTTTGTAATAAAATATGGCTAAATCCCTTTTTTTGGGGGGGAAGGGGTATAATGGCTATTTTTGAAAAACTAATCTTTTTAATCCTCCCAATAGCCATAAAACAACTAATTTaagagatattttaaaaaaataaaaatattagatttcTATAAATACCTCCCTCTTCTATTTTCACCACACCAAACCAACTCTCCTTTCCTTCTCTACTACTACCACTCTTCTAGGAATGTTTAGCAAGTATTCAATTAGCAATTAGCAAGTATTCAAGTGCTATACAAGAGGAGAATTAGTCCATCTATTGGAGCTTTGGAAGCCTTTGTTGAGGTCCTGAGGAGGAGTGTGGAGCACAAGAGGAAGCTCACAAGTCTCCGCCTACAGCCTACCTCTATTCAGTTTTTttgtttgataaattttttttatttgtataactcatatttagatatgacatCTTATAATGAGAGTTATTTTGACATTCTCTcagttttagagagaaaaaaaaactaCTATTCCTCCTCTCCCTGAAACTAATATCGAAGGTCAAAGCTCTGCCTCTTCTTTCCATAAGAGTACTAATGCTGTATAAAATGACTTTGAAAGAGTTATAGTAGATGGAGTTttaaaagcaaaatataaaaaatgtGCCAAATTGTATAGTTGTGCTAGTAGCAAGAGAACTGATCATTTGAAGAGATATCAAGAGAGTCATATTATGAGTGATACTCGTCTTCAAAGCTCCCTTAATATACAAAGGGGTAGTCTCGTAGGTAGTTTTGCATATAATCATGAAAATCAAAAGAAAGCATTGGTCAAATAGATAGTTAAGGATGAATTATCTTTTAGCTTATATTAGTCTTTTTGAAGAGTATGTTCAGTTAGTCTTACAATCTACTTATAGAAAACTAGCAGACGTACATTTGGAAGAGTAGCTATGACTAattttttagcaatgaaataaaATCTGATCCAATCTCTCTTTGTCCTAAATTCAAAAGTATTGTTAACTTTAAATATTTAGACAGCATCTATTAatagttattattttattactgtTATTGCTCATTATATTAATAatgattgattattaaataattgtATTCTTATTTTTCGTGCTTTTAATTTTTCACATTCTAGGCAATAAATTTCTAACGCTATTTATCAAACTACTTGTACATATGgtgttaatgataaaattatgtctgctattttttataatacatctaataataattttacTGTTAGATTATTGAAAGACTATTTGCATGCCATTCTAAATAGAAATTTATTGCATATTAGatgtgtatatcatattttaaatctctcTGTTCAATCTAGCATAAGTATGGTTcaagatattattataaaaattaaaaatatagtttCTTTTATtcaaacttcaaaaaaaaaattcaaaaatttaagcaaATATGTATAGatcataataaatatttttaaaaatttaaacttgatgtaGTTATTCATTGGAACTCGACATATATAATGATACATGAtgcatatccatataaaaatttgtTAAGTACATATATTAATGATCGTGGATTAGGTTTTACATTGACTGAAACTGATTgaaacaaagataaaattttgaaagaatttttagTTAGTTTTTATAATGCTGCTGAAATTCTTTCTAGTATTTATTATCAAATCTCTTATTCATTTTTACAACAAGCATATCTTATTAGTCAAAAATTTATATAACACAGATATAATGATATTTTAGAGcctattatttatgaaataaaatttaaatagaatGAATATTGAGACAGGATATGTACTATACATAACTTAACTACCGTATTTGATCCACATATTAAATTAAGTggtattttgattttatttgatgCATATTGTGAAAATATGAATCTAGATCATAAACCTGCTAAAGCTGAAGTAAACCAACTTCTTCATGATATTTATACTTTATATGATGATAAGTTTCATAGATCTAGTACTTTTCATTCACAAACCTCCACCTCTTCTTCTAGTACTTTTCGTTCATTATTTGTTTTCTCATTCATTGCACATAAGAGACATATATATGCTTCTTCAAGTTCATCTTCATCTTTAAGTAATGaacttaaattttatttacaaaatgatcttcaatttatatacgatgaaaatcaaatagaaaatctTGATGTGTTAGTATGatggaaaaatatgaaaaatcaatATCTTATAATATTTTTCATTGCACGTGATATCTTAGCTGTGCCGATATCCACAGTAGCATCGCAATCTGCTTTTAATGCAGATTGACGAGTTCTAGATGAAAAGAGGAGTATGATGATTGACAAAATAATTGAGATGCTGCTCTGCTTCAAAAATTAGTTGGATACCGAAATGAAACTTCAAGATAAAAATGGACATAATATAAATTCCGATGACAACGATGACACAAATGCTACCAACGATACATAAcgaccaataaaatttttaattattaattttttatatttataattttttattttatcttttaattattgagATGAGTCATCTCAATTTCTTCTTTCCTTATTATATTTAGAGATCAGGCCTagactccctccctctcttgtacCATTTTGATTGATATTAATAAATCGATAGGAATCCATGCTAAATCTCCCACCATTACAAGATGATTTTTTATGTTTACAAAAAAATTTCACatctatttttacaaaaaaaaatctcaaaaaaaacctCCATATGGGCCATACCAAACCTGGACTGAGTCGGACTGTGCTTGGCACGGACGTGCCGTGCCTGATCCACGACCCATGCCATGCCTAACCCGTGGGCCGTGCCAACCCATGCCGGGCCTGAGCAGCAAACCCCAACCTAGCACGATCACTTCTAATAGACTGTACTAAGCACAACCCATTTTGTGTCGGACTAGATCATTATAGGCATGGCACGTTTCGTGCCGGATCGGACCGTATATTGAAATGCCCGGCCGTTGCCCATGTCTAGGGAAAATTTATCTACAGGTCTTTCTCATGCAGGCGTTGCTTTCTTGATCTTTATTCATCTAAGGGGATGACAGGGCCTTCACCATGCATTCAGGAAGCACCGGACGAGCTGCCAAAAAGGTTCCAGTGACGCCTAAACAGTCACCACAACGTGCTTTTCCCGTCCCAAGTTCATACTTTTACTGTTGTAATCTGATGTCGCTGATAAAATATAGCCTTCAGGCTTCTGAACAATCCAACATTTCCCCCACCTTTTTGGCGGACCACACTTCTAAAATCATTCATCAACAAGCGCAACAGAGAGAAGAATGAAACTTCTGTATGAATAGCAAAACCAATGGACTGGAAACCAGACAGCTGAACACAGAAAATCTAATATCACGGCTCTCTATCCATCCACTATGATGTCGTGGTGTAGatggaaccaaaaaaaaaactaatgtGACTAAGACAACCGCAAAAGCATCCAAACAAACACATGTTCCAACAACGTTTTTTGAATGAAAGTGTTGCAACAATTTCATTTTGATCTAGCAAACAGTAATGTGGTCATTCAATGGAGTAAATCTGTAGCGGAAACCTTGATCACTTTCCGACAGCCCTGAGCAATTGCTAGAACACTGCTTTGATAACAAAATCTCGAGGGAGGGCACAATAAAATTTGACTCTTTCACCTAGCAGGCATGTAATGCCTTGTTCTGGAAGGATGACTTACGATGGTGGTTGTTCAGCATAGTTCCCTGCTTAATGAAAGTGCCATGATAGGAATTTCCTATAATCCTCCTCATATTAAAGCTATATATTCTTGGATCAAGCCACAACAAAAACCTATATATGAAAAATTGATCAACAAATACATAACATAGCGACCAGAAAATTATATATAACTAAACAGGGATAAGCACAGCTAAAATGTCAGCAGACCCAAAACACTTCATAACCCACCAGCCCATAGCAACAACATGCCATTTTCCCAGAAGTTAAACGGGGTAAGAACAGGGAATTGAACAACAAAGAAGCAAGGGAAAGGTTAATGGATATGTTGTAGCATGTGGGGTAGGGCAATTTCATGTAGAAGCTCAAGGTTCCAGCTTCAAGGAAACAACCCGAGACTGCCTATTGCGCTTGGCCACCCTAACAAACACCACTGACAGGCATGACGGGGCCCACCATGGCCTGCGAACCTCTTGCTCTCCTTTCAGGCATGCAACTGCATGCACACGCACCAAACAGGTTAATAGTGAACACTTGCTGCATTAAAAAACTGATGGCATACAGCTCAATCACAGTTTTTTTAGCATACATAACAAAAATATCAAacagaaggaaaaagaagaaataacaAATCAACCACCACCACTGTATTGAAAATCATGTGATAGATGggatattttaattttcttttctttaggtGTCCttcaatttattctctctttttgtAGAGTCCCTTAAAAATAGTTGATGTCACATTGTTACTGGACGATTATATGCTGATTTCAGGCATGTCTAGAAACTATGGTTGGCCTCAATTGGTGGGCGATATATTTCAAATAGACCCAAAATTATTTGAGCTGAGAACAAACAAGGCCTTAGGCTATTTACGATCAGCTCACTAAATGCATCCGAGCATTCAAGCTCAAGCAAAGTATGAACTGACCTCACTGTCAATGTTCAACCTTAACCTAAAATGTTCATAAACAGCTCAGTTTCACTGTAGCCTAAAAAATATCATGTCCCACTAATTTAGAAGATAAATAAGCAGATGTGGCCAAAGAAGGAGATGGGAAACAATGAGCAGATAAGTGGCAAATTTGGGGTTTGCATGAACCAAGTTTAGAATCCTATATTGAGGCAAAAAGGTTAGCCTTAGGTTCAACCGATCGCA
This genomic window from Elaeis guineensis isolate ETL-2024a chromosome 13, EG11, whole genome shotgun sequence contains:
- the LOC105033902 gene encoding LL-diaminopimelate aminotransferase, chloroplastic isoform X2 encodes the protein MSSALQISASISSNSSSFLNCGFGIRPSKSSLPPASRSHGICLCVAAPSEQTAYKTKVSRNANMAKLQAGYLFPEIARRRSAHMLKYPDAQVISLGIGDTTEPIPEVITSAMAMRAHSLSTVEGYSGYGAEQGDKNLRAAIASTFYGDLGIEETDIFVSDGAKCDISRLQLLFGSNVKMAVQDPSYPAYVDSSVIVGQTGLFQKDIEKYGNIEYMRCTPENGFFPDLSTVSKTDIIFFCSPNNPTGSASSRDQLMQLVQFAKDNGSIIVYDSAYAMYISDDSPQSIFEIPGAKEVAIETSSFSKYAGFTGVRLGWTVIPKELLFSDGFPVAKDFNRIVCTCFNGSSNIAQAGGLACLSSEGLKAMKDVIGFYKENTEIIVDTFTSLGFNVYGGKNAPYVWVHFPGRSSWDVFAEILEKTHLVTTPGSGFGPGGEGFIRVSAFGHRGNVLEACKRLKQLYK
- the LOC105033902 gene encoding probable LL-diaminopimelate aminotransferase, chloroplastic isoform X1 — its product is MSSALQISASISSNSSSFLNCGFGIRPSKSSLPPASRSHGICLCVAAPSEQTGTYKTKVSRNANMAKLQAGYLFPEIARRRSAHMLKYPDAQVISLGIGDTTEPIPEVITSAMAMRAHSLSTVEGYSGYGAEQGDKNLRAAIASTFYGDLGIEETDIFVSDGAKCDISRLQLLFGSNVKMAVQDPSYPAYVDSSVIVGQTGLFQKDIEKYGNIEYMRCTPENGFFPDLSTVSKTDIIFFCSPNNPTGSASSRDQLMQLVQFAKDNGSIIVYDSAYAMYISDDSPQSIFEIPGAKEVAIETSSFSKYAGFTGVRLGWTVIPKELLFSDGFPVAKDFNRIVCTCFNGSSNIAQAGGLACLSSEGLKAMKDVIGFYKENTEIIVDTFTSLGFNVYGGKNAPYVWVHFPGRSSWDVFAEILEKTHLVTTPGSGFGPGGEGFIRVSAFGHRGNVLEACKRLKQLYK